The Candidatus Scalindua japonica genome includes a region encoding these proteins:
- a CDS encoding M20 family metallopeptidase, producing the protein MTKFSTDLEKRLVALTRDLVLIPSDETRPDDIERCFEFIMNHLESLDNITIKKYRHCDTTSLVVLPKNVNSPKVLLCTHLDVITHPDPHSYRSHISDGRIIGPGSGDMKGPLAIVLEVFMNLHMKYDHLSLGLVITSDEERGGEAGMRFLFDELGIRCEVALVPDGGSLNEITVEEKGILHLKIQCHGHAAHAARPWLGDNPLERLVNSVSRLKNEFDVLNKNDDNWNPTCTLTTIKTPNQSVNRVPSEAEGTLDIRLPAPYTVKDTLGHIRSLLGDKIDIHTIVSAEPTRFIPDPLYISIAEEITGKPTNQKREDGGSDARFIGRYNIPVIISRPIVGELHSLDEWIDIRSMQTFYQIYELYLKRKLLSKD; encoded by the coding sequence ATGACAAAATTTTCAACAGATTTAGAAAAAAGGCTTGTCGCTCTTACAAGAGACCTGGTCTTGATACCCAGCGATGAGACGAGACCGGATGATATCGAACGCTGCTTTGAGTTTATAATGAATCATTTAGAATCGCTTGATAATATCACTATTAAAAAGTATCGTCATTGTGATACCACCTCTTTAGTAGTTCTTCCAAAAAATGTGAACAGTCCTAAGGTCCTTCTCTGCACACACCTTGATGTTATAACTCATCCTGACCCTCATAGTTATCGCTCACATATATCTGATGGCAGGATAATCGGACCGGGATCAGGAGATATGAAAGGCCCTCTCGCAATCGTCCTTGAGGTCTTCATGAATTTACATATGAAATACGATCACCTTTCACTAGGCCTGGTAATTACATCTGATGAAGAGCGTGGAGGAGAAGCGGGAATGCGTTTTCTTTTTGATGAATTAGGAATCAGATGTGAAGTTGCTCTGGTGCCGGACGGTGGGTCTCTGAATGAAATAACTGTTGAAGAGAAAGGAATTCTTCATTTAAAAATACAGTGCCATGGACATGCTGCACACGCGGCCCGTCCATGGCTGGGAGACAATCCTCTTGAAAGACTCGTAAACTCTGTTTCACGCCTGAAGAATGAGTTTGACGTATTAAATAAAAATGATGACAACTGGAACCCTACCTGCACACTCACAACAATTAAAACACCAAATCAATCTGTTAACCGCGTACCTTCAGAGGCTGAAGGTACTCTTGATATACGCCTTCCAGCCCCTTATACGGTAAAAGACACCTTAGGCCATATACGAAGCTTATTAGGTGATAAAATTGATATACATACTATTGTAAGCGCTGAACCGACACGGTTCATACCTGATCCTCTCTACATTTCAATTGCTGAGGAGATAACAGGAAAACCTACTAATCAGAAAAGAGAAGATGGAGGAAGTGATGCGCGTTTTATTGGACGTTATAATATTCCGGTTATTATTTCCAGACCGATTGTCGGAGAACTACATTCTCTTGATGAGTGGATAGATATAAGATCAATGCAGACGTTTTATCAAATATATGAACTTTATCTGAAACGTAAACTACTTTCAAAGGACTGA
- the trxB gene encoding thioredoxin-disulfide reductase, translating to MAEKIVIIGSGPAGWTAAIYAARANLKPVVYEGEPSNIMVPGGQLMYTTEVENYPGFPSGVRGTEMMDLFRQQSLRFETQIFTEDITSVDFSSHPFKLKSSEGNEIESLSVIIATGAMANWLNLPNEQRLAHSGGGVSACAVCDGALPAYRDKVLVVVGGGDSAVEEAIYLTKFASKVVIVHRRAELRASPIMQERAKSEPKIEFKWNTVITDVLGDKVITGIRIQDTISKEESDLECGGLFIAIGHTPNTSFLGGSIELDEEGFIGTRQSWRTATSVVGVFAAGDVMDPYYKQAITAAGTGCMAALEAERWLAHKGLT from the coding sequence ATGGCAGAAAAGATTGTAATCATAGGTTCAGGTCCGGCAGGGTGGACGGCAGCCATCTACGCGGCAAGAGCCAACCTGAAACCGGTTGTTTATGAGGGTGAACCTTCAAACATAATGGTGCCGGGTGGCCAGCTTATGTACACTACAGAGGTTGAAAACTATCCGGGATTTCCTTCAGGAGTTCGCGGAACAGAAATGATGGACCTTTTTCGACAACAATCGTTGAGGTTTGAGACGCAAATATTTACAGAAGATATTACTTCCGTTGATTTCAGCTCACATCCATTTAAGTTGAAGAGTTCTGAAGGCAATGAGATAGAATCATTAAGTGTTATTATAGCAACAGGCGCTATGGCGAACTGGCTGAATCTGCCGAATGAACAACGACTTGCACATTCAGGTGGTGGGGTGAGTGCGTGTGCGGTCTGTGATGGTGCGCTTCCCGCATACAGGGACAAAGTGCTGGTAGTCGTGGGTGGGGGAGATTCTGCAGTTGAAGAGGCTATATATTTAACTAAGTTTGCCAGTAAGGTTGTCATTGTCCATCGTCGAGCTGAACTCAGGGCAAGTCCCATAATGCAGGAACGTGCTAAATCCGAACCAAAGATAGAGTTCAAATGGAATACTGTAATTACAGATGTTCTCGGCGACAAGGTTATAACTGGTATACGAATACAAGATACAATCAGTAAAGAGGAGTCGGATCTGGAGTGTGGCGGATTGTTTATCGCAATTGGTCATACCCCGAATACTTCATTTCTAGGTGGCAGTATAGAGTTAGATGAGGAGGGGTTTATTGGTACTCGCCAGTCATGGAGGACGGCAACGAGTGTGGTTGGGGTGTTTGCTGCCGGTGATGTTATGGACCCTTATTATAAACAGGCAATTACTGCTGCCGGAACAGGTTGTATGGCTGCACTGGAGGCAGAAAGGTGGCTTGCTCATAAGGGATTGACGTAA